ttaggtagCCCCTAGAAGGCATCAGCTTTCTGCATGTGCCCCATGGACATGCCTTCACTGGGCTCATTCCTGGGTGAAGAGCACAGGCTGTGTCTCTTCTCCATGGGATCTTTCCACATTTGAGCTGGAGTCTGATAAAAAAAGGGTCAGATTGGGAGTTTGGCTGTTCCCTTAAACCATTGTCACCTTCAACCCCATGCAGGCTCCCAGCTGCCAAAGGGGAGGTTAAGAAAGTGACATCAGTGGTTTCTCTTTCTATTAAAATGGAGAGCAGGTCCTTCAGCTTCTGAGACCTGAACTTGCATTGTGGCAGGTTCTGGGGGTTCCTCTGAACCCAAAATGCACCTCCATTGCCATGGCATGGAAGGCAGCAGTTTGCAGAGTGGCTCTGCTGAAGAAAATCTGTGTAAGGACTGTTAAGTACATGTGATTGTAGCCTTTGTACAGGCAGTCAGACCTGTGCTGTTCACTTTGCTGTGGGCCTGCAGCTTGGTTTGCTTTGTCAATAATAAGAAGTTTCAGTGCAAAACTTcttgttctgtgtttttccctctttaaGGCAAAGTTCTGGGCAACCTGCAGCTTAACCTGCTTAGCAAATCCAAGGTTTATGAAGACCCAGCTTTGAGTGCCATTTTTCTCCATAACAACTACAACTACATTCTGAAATCTCTGGAGAAGTAAGTGTGTGTCCTGAGTGAATGTCCCTCAAGTTCAAGGCTGATTGGATGGTTtttgagcagagctctgcatttACTTGCTGGCCTCAtatctgctttttcttccatcCTTGAAACTGCCTCTTTGAAGGTTTTGCAGCATTATAAACATCACATTACCTGAGAGTGGAAGATAAAAGCATTAGGAAATGCCTTAGGTTTTAGAGAATCCTTTGATCTTGGGAGGATTAAGGATGTGGCTGTGGAAAGTAACTCTGAGTTGCTTCTGTCTCCCAGTTTGCACATTTCAAGGAACATTTTATTGTGAAGGGCTGAAAGGAGCTTGTTGATGGGGGTTGAAATGCTGCCATcctgagagcagcctggcaggcagctggCTCAGGTGCTTCCTCAGGTTTCCTGCTCTTCCAGGTCTGAGCTGATCCAGCTGGTGGCTGTGACACAGAAAACAGCTGAGAGGTCCTACCGGGAGCTCATTGAGCAGCAGATCCAGACCTACCAGCGCAGGTCAGTGAcatcctctgcctctgccttgcTTTTGGCACTTTGGGAGCtctttgggagctgctggagcagtgggagggATTCACCTAAACCAGAAACTTAGCTAAAACCAAAGCAGAGTATGTTTGGTTTCCAAGCAATTAATCCATCCTGGGAAGGGGTGACTCTGGGAAGTTTTGGGGTGTGTATTGTCTGAGTTGGCCTTTGGGTCACAGGTGAAGACAGAGGTGCTCTGATAGAGGTGTGAGTaactctctgcttctctcccatCTTATTGCACATGCAGCTGGTTGAAGGTGACAGATTACATCTCTGAGAGAAACCTGCCTGTCTTTCAACCAGGAGTGAAGGTGAGAGGATGGGCAAGGATGGGCTTGACACAACAGAAGTTGTCAGAAACACCATCTCCTTTGTCACAAAAAATTCTCAGAAACCTCCTTTATATCTCATGCCAGTATCACTCTGCAGAGTGACCACTGTGGCTGGCACAGgtggacagcagcagagccttctGATCTCCCCTGCCCTAGATTCATCAAGTCTTTCAATCTCTGCCTCCATTCTTACATCTTCACCTGAGCAGATGCCTCTATTTTGGATTTTCAAAACCCTGAGACCTTCCCTTGGAAAGGGCTGGAAGCATGCAAAGGTCTATTTGATGTGTGTTCTGGCTGAAAATTATCCTTGTTAACCCTACTTCAGCTGGGGTGGggtgtgctgctctctgcaccTCTCTCCTCACTGCTGTAGGAGAGGGAATTCAAACCAAGTACTGGATATGGCTTAGGTTGGATGGGGAGCTGTGGGCAAAGATTGATGTTGGATATTTATTTCTGGAGATGAAATAAGATGCTTTCCCTCCTTGTTGCAGCTCAAGGACAAGGAGAGGCAGATGATAAAGGAGCGCTTCAAGGTAAGGAGGTGTTGGGTGGTGTCAGAACATTCCTGGTTGATTGGGACACAGATCTGCCTGGGGAGGAGACCTCTGGTGAtcagcaggggagggaaggagcatcAGACTCTGATTGCAGATGGGATGCTCACTGAGTTTCTCTTTGGACAGGGTTTTAATgatgggctggaggagctgtgtaAGATCCAGAAGGCCTGGGCAATCCCAGACATGGAGCAGCGGGACAAAATCCGCCGGGCACAGAAAACCATTGTGAAAGAGACCTATGGTGCCTTTTTGAGCAGGTGAGACCTCCTGCAGCACTGTCCTCTCCTCTTTGGGTTTACTGAGGTCTTTGGGGCCTTGCATAGCATGAGCAAGCCACTTTTCTATTGTCCTGTCTTAGCTTCTCTGCTTTGCACACTCAGACATCCCCAAGCTGACCTTGAGTACTCACAGACATCTGCTGTCACCCTGATTCCTTGGTCAGTGAGCACAAAGCCCTGAGCCACCCTGGGCTGTTCATGTAAAACTTGTGAGGCCAGTTGTAACCAGGTCACTtgctctgcacaggacactCTGTCACTCGAGTGGGGTGTGCTGGAGCTGATTTGTGATAGAGGAGGGACCAGTGGGTCTCTTTGCTGTGTTCCAGTTGTTTGTCACCTGTTTTCTTTTGTAGATTTGGCAACGTGCCCTTCACCAAGAACCCTGAGAAATACATCAAATACCAGGTTGACCAGGTGGGGGAGATGATTGAGAAGCTGTTTGACACGTCAGCATAAATTTTCAGCTGTCGTGAACTCTCCAGCTGCCAAGTACAAGCCAGTGCTCTCTCAGCAACCCTTGGgactcccttcccttctcccctgcCCCATTGTGGTGGGCAGGGTGTTATACTTGTATTTATCAGATTTATAAACCTGTGGAAACACTAACTCCTGGCTGTCTTTGCTCTGGATCCATGGGATAAGGCAAAGTCTGCCCTTTGGTCTCCTGTCGTGGCACATCCACCTCACCTGGGTTTGTGTTAATGCCTTGATGTGCAGCAGACATGGGGagtgtgtttaaaaacaaaaagaaaaatacatgacCAAACAAAACCTGTATGGGTAGAGCCCTTAAGGGCAGGAAGCTGTGAGCTCCAAATGGTTCCACCTGCTTCCCTGATGGGTTTTGGGAATCTCAGTTCTGTAGGATCCCAAATTATCTTCACCTTGTTAATCTCAGCTGTTATTCAGTCACGGGGCTCAGTGATGAATCTGAGGTTTGGgggtgcctggcagggctgcagtccAGTCATGTACAGGGATGTTTTACCCCAAAACCAGACCTGTATCAGTGCTCTGTGCCACGTGAGGCAGTGGCAGTGGGGTGatggcagggcctgcagctgTGACAGAGCAGTGGAAGCAGAGGGAGCTCCATGGTggcctggctgggtgctgctcctTATTGACCTGAGGCAGAGCAAGTGTTCCCATAGTGATTTCCACTCAGCACCTTCCTCCCATCCCTGTTTTTCTTTGTCTCCTGTGCATCTCCAATGCATCTCTTCCCTGCAAGCAGCCAAGCCCATTCCCTTTGTTTAACTGTGGGGATCACATGAAGAGCAAGTGCTGCTCTCCCACGTGCCTTGGAGCATTCCTGGCAGGCTTTGAGAGGGGACCTGGACTCTGACACTTTGCACCAAGGCTTTTCAGGGCGTTGGGGCACCTCTGCTCTCTGGCCAGGCActtcctgctcccctctccctccctcctgctgcctgctccattGTTTGCCTGTAACAATTGAAACTCAGGGTTTCCATAGAGTCAGGAGCACTCACAATAGCTGCTGCTTTGCAGCTTGGAGCAAATCCATTATTCACCTGAGCAGTGTTTACAGCAGAGTTTGCTGCGGTCTGATCAGCCCAGCAGTGGAAGAGCTGTTGGATGTTAGAACCTGGATGAGAGCACAGGTTGTGCTGTGGCAGACCCAGCTGCCTGCCTCCTCAGACAGATGTTTTTCAGGTAGCTCCTGCCCTTTCTGAACCCCtggcctcctcttcctcagcctggTGTAGCAAATGCCTGAAAACAGCAGTTGTGACAGGCTcatccagcccagagctggaccaCGGTGTGAGTTAAGTCTTGACCAGCACCTGACTGGTTTTGTGTGTCTGACCATGCAGGGTCACAGTGCCAACACaagagccctccctgcagaaaCCTTCCCTCCTGCTGTCAAATCTCAAATGTCTGTGGAAACCTGAGATCTTGTACTTGCTGTTTTTAACCAAGAGCCTCTGGAGGCTGGCAGGCGCCGGGCAGTGTTTTTATACACAAGCAAAGCTCTGCTGACTTGTGTTTCATGCAGTGTTGAGTCTGCTGGATACACACCCTGACATTCACCAGAAGGAGCTGGATTCCATCTTTCTGGCTCTGTTTCTGACACTGCAGCAGTCTGATATGAATTTCTTTCTTGAGGAGAGTGTGTGGAATTCATGCTGAGCTGTAAAACATGTTTTATTGCAGCTGTTCCCAGGGTGAGTCAATTCACCTGGAGCAGTCACAGGGAAagccaggagaggggagggggagcttTGCCTGCAGCTTTACTGAGCACCTGAGCTTTAGTGGCAGGAGCTGAAATCCTCCCTGAGCTGATGCTTTTGTGCCAACTAGAGCCCAAAGAAAAGGTGTGAGATCGTCCAAGGCTCTGGGATAGGGCCACATCCTGttctccagaggctctgggaatgCTTCTGCATGGCCCCCACCAAAAGAGGCCTTTCTGGGCTTTGCTGTCAGCCTTTtgccccaggaaagctgtgccagaccagggctggggggcagatGCAGCCAGAGATGGGATGTAAAATATCCTGGTCCCTCCACTAGCAGCACCAGTAGCTGACTGCATTGTTTCTACCCCAAGGATCCTCTggctggaggaaggaaggggggTAGAAGGCTGCTGGGGGCTGATATGTGCAGTGAGGAGGACCTGGAGGTGGTGATTCCCTGGGTGAACGGGTAatttctgctgctcccaggtggCAATCCAGACCCTCATTTCCCTGAGCTAAAGGGAAACCTGAGCCACGCGGTCCCTGTTCCCTAAATCCAGCCTCCCACTCAGCCTGGCTGTAAGCATTCCCTCACTgtctgcctctccctgctcaggggaTGAGTGTggggagccagagctgccctgggagcagcagcagttttgtCCTGAGCCACCCCTTCCTCAGGGTGGCAGCGGGGCagcctccaggctgagctgtgtccAACCCCTGCAGCGCCAGGGGAGGGCTCCGTGAGCTCCCTGCCTTTTTATGGTCAGGAATGTGTTTGCAACACGTTAATTAAGAGCGACCATGGTGGCCAGCGCAGCCTGCCCCTCTCAGAGCTgagcccttcctgcccctctgaGAGCTCAGAGTGGAGCCTGGAGTCATGCTGAGACCATGGCAAGGGGCCACAGATGGGGCTGGAccccctctgcctcccctttTGCTTCCCCCAAGGCTCCTGTGGGGTCTGACACCCTTCCCTCACTCCTGTTCTGCCCTGACACAGGGAATGTGTCTCTATATCCAAGGTTTTGGGGCCGGAGCCCCATTTCTCCCTTATTTTTTAGCTGCCCAGCGCCCAcactgggggctgtgccagggtctgggggtgctctctgctgcctcctcagaCTGGGGAGCAAATTTGGCAGagtaaatatttgaaaacaaacccacaaaccaaAATTACTTCTCTAACCCTAGTGATAAATCTGTGTGGAAAGCTCACAGTAAATGAGCTTTCAGCCAAGTGTCCCTCACCTCCCTGCCCACTCCTGGGCTTGATGGGAGCTCAGTTCATCCTATTCATTTTTCACTTCCAGTTAAATAtccttttattaaattttaactGGAACATAAGGACTTGCAGTGCTCTTAATTTAAGATAAAACCTCCCAGGGGAATGGACCAGGAGCCCATTTCTCTCAGCTGGGAGCATGGTGAGTGTCAGCAGATCCTGATGCTCTTGTCTTTTCCATCTGGGCCTGATATGCTCTGTTATTTGAGGGGGAAAGTAGCTTCTAAATATGGTTTTGTGTTGGCAGCACAACCTTGTGTTTGCCCTTGGAGGGCTCATCAGGGCACAGGCTGGGTGTGAGGGTGATGGTTTCctcctcagagcagggacaaTGTCAGATAAGCTGGAGGGGGCTTTTTTCTCTAATTCTGAATTTGCTGTGAACAGTGTAATGATCTGGCCCAGGCTTCACTCTTACACCTGCAGCCAAGTGAGAGTCAGTGGATGGGTGAGGATCCAtaaaatggggaggggggtgTTGGATGTGTCACCACACAGAGCCCTGACCTTGCTGACCATCACCAagcccctctgcccctggaGAGAGTGAGAGCAGCCATGTGAGCCATgtcagaggggatttgggggtgctggaggcagcagggaggtgcagctccccaggctgggagctgtgcacagcctgcccccagcctgctgtCACCCTTTGGGACCTCATTGCTGAGCAGTGACCAGAAATAAGCTGGGACCAGTGGTGCCCAGAGGGGCCACAGTGATGCtttgggctgggagctgaggaagGGGTGTCCTGGGATGtgtctgggcagcagctggggcagctctaGAGCAgtagcagggcagggcagggtcagcCATGGGCTTGGGAGGCTGCTGgaaaggctgggatgggatggatggggagcAGAATCAGTGTCTCTGACAAGGGGTATGGGGATACTGCACCCCCTGCcatgccagcacagggacccgTGCCCTTGGGCAGTGCAGAGGGGGTGGGCCAACATCTCCATCCCCAAGGTGAGCTGATAACTGCCCAGGAGAGTGCACAGAACCCCTCAGTGTGTGTGGGATCTGTTGGAGGCAGATCCTGTTGCTCTCAGAGAAGAGGTAGATGGGGGGCCAAGGAAAGTGAAGCTTTTagctgtgtttgtgcagctgCTTCAATGTTTTCCCTGGCTGTGAAGGGTTGAGCAGGGAGATAAATGCAGATGTAATTAATGGAGCTGCTTATATGCTGCTGTCTGTGACTTATGCTGGGAACAGGCCTAGACTAAATATCACCATTACTGATAGGAGGAGGTGGCCAATTTATGGCCCTCTCTGTGGGGAGAGGAAGATCTGGTTATAATAACACTcagcaggggaaaagaaatgttttacagTCAAAAGCTTCTCAAGAAAAGAAGGCCAAGCACGGGGGCTGGGTGGAAGAAGGGCCGTGTCAGCAGCAGACCCCCAGGGAGAGCCAGGGTCCTGGACAGAAAtacccatcccagccctggggagctctgctgtggggattCACAACAGTGGAATCTGTGCAGACAGACTGAGAGCCTCTGTATTGGCAGTTTATAGAGACCTGACCTTCATGGGGGCTGTTGGGGTACACCCCTGGGAATTGTAGGGATGCAGagctcatcccagctcccaaccctggctgtgctctgccacGGGGTTTTCAAAAGTGTGACTTGATCCTAGTCCTGTGATGCTCTTCTGGTAAACAAAAGGAAGGATTTCACTTGCAGCTGGTGGCAGTCACAGGGCTCAGGCACCCTGGAGCCTTTGCAGGGTTCAGGGGTGGGAGTGTGAATCACAGCAGCCTCTTGTGGGCAGCGTCACTCAGCGGTGCAGTGACATTCATGACATTCCTGTGCCGCAGCGCCCCCCCCCAGGGATGTGCTCGGGCATCACCCACATCCTCCATCCCCCCTCAGCGTCCCTGCCTCCAGCAGGTCCCACCAccccccagcctctcctccactgcagctgtggggctTCCCAAAGGAGCTGGACACGGCAGGTGGGGTGGAGGGGCTTTATTTATTCCCAGGTTTgctgggcacccccagctctcacacagccctggctgtcccacCTCAGTGTCAGTGCCCTGCTTGTCTCCTGCTTGAGAtgctgagctgtccccaggctgtgcaaAGGCATTAAAATCCTTCCCCTACCATGGCTCCATGGCTGTGCTTCCCTGGCAAACAACCTCCCTCCCCTTGGTCCTTGGTGACCTTCTTGTGCTTTGCTTCTGGATTTTCCTACCTGAGCTGGCtttgtgcccagcactgccccaggaTGCAGctcctaaaccaggacacaaaCAAACCAAGACTTTCCAAATGTCCCTAAAAGTGCACCCACAAGCTCCAGATGCTGGTTGGAGGGGCCAGAGCTTTTCACAGGCTCTGGGTGTAGATGCAACAGGGAGTAAGTCCATCCATGGCAGAAGAGGAGGTGTTTACACATGGCAGTGGATTTTTGGGTTTGatctctctgctctcagcaaGTGCTTGGTGGAAGCAAAGCCTGTCCTTGGCTGGTTCTTGGCTGAGTTTGTGTCAGCAGCATCACAGTTGTGATTTCTGGGTGCATTTGAATGAAAAGGATTCAACTGGACCCAAAATGTCGCCCGGCCCCAGGCCTGGAGGAGACTGCAAAGCcgtggggtgggagggagctgtgctAGCTGACGTTGAAGGTGACAGAGGAGccatctgctctgtgctgctgcccctccagccctgcctccccccagggctgcacGGGGACCCTGCAGCGCGCGGCCGGGTGCCCGGGCAGGGCTTCGCTCAGCTGGGTCACCTCgctgagctctgcctccagCGTGCTGACCGTGTGGGCAGCCTGGGCCACGTGCACCCTGTGCGCTGCCTTCTtgtgcaggaggcagctgaagATCTTCTTGAAGCCCTTGCGGAAGTGCTTGGAGACCAGGGCGTAGACGATGGGGTTGACGCAGGAGTTGGCGTAGGAGATGACGTGCGAGAGGATGCGCAGCACGTACGTGGAGTGGTTCAGGGGGAAGTACCCGAACCACACGCACAGGATGACCAGGTGGTGGGGCAGCCAGCAGAGGCAGAACAGCACGGCCACAATGATGATCATCCTCGTGACCTTCCTCTTGGCCTTCTTGGACTCTGACATGTCTTGGAGAGGGTCCACGGACCGCCACAGGTAGTGAATAGTCCGCACGTAAGTGAGGCTGAGGATGAGCACGGGGATGATGTAGCTGAAGATGAAGGTGCAGGTGTCCATGATCTTGCGCTGGGAGATCTCCCAGATGGGGTGGCAGACAGTCAGGTTGGCCAGCTGGAACTCCTGGTAGTAGCTGAGGTAAGGGCCCGAGAAGATAAAGGAGAGCCCCCAGATGAGACAGATGGCCAGGAGGGCGTTCCTGGGCGTCCTCAGCTCCCTGGAGTGCAGGGGGTATCGTATGGCCAAGTACCTGCATGGCAAAGGGagagggacacggctgcagccctggggagggcacagagagagcactgccaggagcagtttggagagagggcagaaatgatggatttgggatttccagGGCAGTTAGTCACACAACTGATTCCCTGGTGCTTCTTAGGGACCCACAAGGGACTGAGGAAAATTCTCTCCCTGACCCTGTCCCATCAccctctgctcttcccagtgGTTGTGGGGCCAATGGGGATGGTCCCATTCTGTCCCTCCCCTAATCCAGGAGACACTCACTTCACCATCAGTGTCTGGCACAAGTGATTGGGGCAGTGAGGATACAAAGGCAGGAGCAAGTGCCCAGGAATCCCAGGCACAGCATTCTTTGTACTGGCACACGTGAGAGCACATTACCCCTTTTCAGTTCTCTAATTAGCTGGTCCCTTAATTGCACCCATATCTGAGGATTGTGCAAGCCCTCCTTGCTCAACACAtctgttccctctgctccatgGGATACAGGGGGAGAGGCAGCCCCTGGGGGTGCTGtcagcaggcagtgcagggctgtgctgggatggcaggacACATCCAGCTGGGCTCCAGGGCCTCCCAGGGAACTGGCACATGGACTTTCCACATCCCAcctggcagggtttgggcaCTGagtggagcagcaccaggagctcccagcctctCGCTGCAGGGTCATAACTCACTGGCCCTTGCAGAGGCAGGGACTGAGGtaaagcacaggcaggagctcccAGATTATCCCAGCCTGTTCCAGGCTTCCCAGTAAAATCCACCCTGAAACAGGCTGGGATAACCACTGGGACAagggacagcatggggacagAAAAGGGCTTTTTGCTAATAGAAGGGGAGGGTGGGAAAATCAGTGTCTCAGCTCAAACATCCCAGtgcttttttctcctcaagGTCTGCCTGCTTTGCCAGGGGCTGttgggagggaaggggctcTCTGTGCATCCCAGGAAGAGCCAGAGCTCCACACGGACTGGCCTTtgtttgtttctcattttttcatCCCCACTTCACTGCTGGGGCCTGTGGATAAATCCCAGTCCTAGAGTTTTGGGGTCTGAAAGCTTcctccagctgggcactggggccaGGGATCCCCATATGCAGCCCCTCATACTGTGGGAGGCTGCATCAACTGGGAAATGCTCCTGGATTCCCCAAGGAGCCCAGGAGATCACAGCAGTCAGGATTTAGCTCCAGGGGaatctgtcccctccctgcctggtgGGATCCAGAGAAAGGAGAGCCTCAGGATGCAGCCAGCCCCTCCCCCTGTTCCCTCTCCTACCTGTCCAGGGACACGGTGGCCAGGGTGAAGCTGCTGGCGTACATGGTGAGGTAGATGAAGAAGTGCACGGCCTTGCACATGAAGGGCCCGAACACCCATCCCTCCAGGGTGTAGATGGTGGCTTGGAAGGGGACGCAGAAGAGGATGAAGCAGAGGTCGGCCACCCCCAGGTTGAGGATGAAGAGGTTGGTGGTGTTCTTCACCTGCCCGTTGCGCAGCAGCACGGCCAGGACCAGGCTGTTGCCCACGGTGCCCACGAGGAAGATGATGAAGTACACGAGTGGGATGATCACAGACTCGGGCTGCCAGCCACCCCCGGAGCCAGCCAGAGAGCCGTTCATGGCCGGGAGTGCCCggccaggggctggagggggcagCGTGCGTGGAGAAAGCACCGGGGGGCACACGGGGTGAGGGGGTGCACAGGGAGATCCGTGTGGGGGGCACGGAGAGCACGCTGGGGAGCAcagaagggagggaaagggaaagggggtGAAGGGAAAGGTCAATGAGGAGCACCCAGGGATtcacagggaaggggtgggtagGAAAAGACGTGCAGTGGGGAGTGCAGCGGGGAGGCAAAGGAAAAGGGGGTGCACGGAGAGGTCAGCGGGGATTGCACGGGAAAGGGGGTGCAAGGAGACTGCAGCAGGGATTGCACGGGAAACGGGGTGCAGAGAGAGCCCgctggggagcacagcagggatgcACGGGAAGGGGGAGAACGGTGGAAGGGGAGCGCGGGGAGCGCACGGGAGCCGCACGGGGAAGGGGGTGCATGGGGAGCGAGCGGGGGTCCCGCCGGGGCGCACGGGGAGccggcgggggctgcgggggagcCGCGGGGCAGCCGCGGGCCCTTCACCTCCTCCGCGTGTGCGGGAGCTCGGGGCGGCTCCGGCGGGGCGGCTCCGGCGCTCTCCGTGCGCTGGCGGAGCGGGGGGGCCCGGGGGCTCCGGGCGCAgctcccgcccggccccgcgcatCGCACCCCGGGAACGGATCCGCAGCCCGGGAACGGATCCGCACCCCGCTACCCTCGGGGGCTCGGGGgctcgggccgggccgggcttgcccggggatggggggggggaaTGTCACTCAGGGCTGTTACCCCTccggaggggctggggcagccggGCTGGGCGCCCCAAAGGGAGCTGGGCATCCCAAAGGGAGATGGGCACCCAAAGTGAGGCGTCTGCGGGGTTTTCTTATCACCTGCCCCTTCAGTAGCCACTGAAAAAGGGTTGGTTTGTTcatctccaggagctgctgggctgattTTTAGGAATGGGGATCCTCTGCCTGCAGATGTGTCCGCATTGTCCAGCGGCAGCGAAATCCTCGCACCAAAACACCCGAGGTGAGGTTTTCAGAGAAACTGCATTTCTCCCCACGGCTGGGAGGGCAGTGTGATACATTGCAAATCTTTTTCGTGCCATGTCTTCCTGCAAAATTGCCTTTTTGGTCCTGCACGGGTGGAAGCCTTGGGAGCAGCCGCTGCAATCAGCTCTCCAAGGACTCTCCCTCTGACCCCACCCCAGCCTGCCTTGTTTTGCTTCTGTGGAGAGGGAAATATTTAATGCGTCGATTACTTCGTGTAACTAACTCACTCCGCAGCTTCTCCGCTCTCTCAGTGGGCGTTCAGCGCCGAGCCTGCcgtgctggggctctggggacacccagccctgggacacggCCACCAGAGCACACGGAGCCCTCTCCACCCTcggctgcccagccccacaaaACCTGCGCCTAACTTGGAGATAACCAGGCCCCTTTGGGGTGAGGATGCTCCGTGGTCCTGATGATATCCCACACGGAAAAGCAggcaataaggaaaaaaaacaggcacAGTGGAAATTCGGGCACCCCACAGGGCTCAAGGAGCTGCTGagacacagagctcagctctgctttcctctgcaTGTCCCCAGGGAGCCACTCCTGTGCCACATCCCCAGCCACGACCATGGGGATTGCTGGAATCTCGTGGGAAAGCCTGGCCCCAGGGAGGTTTCACCCTGTGGGACCTGCCCTGTGTCCTCAGACACCACAGGGTATTGGGATGATGGTACTGGTGGTGTCTTTGGTCAGCCTGC
This DNA window, taken from Molothrus aeneus isolate 106 chromosome 25, BPBGC_Maene_1.0, whole genome shotgun sequence, encodes the following:
- the GALR2 gene encoding galanin receptor type 2; this encodes MNGSLAGSGGGWQPESVIIPLVYFIIFLVGTVGNSLVLAVLLRNGQVKNTTNLFILNLGVADLCFILFCVPFQATIYTLEGWVFGPFMCKAVHFFIYLTMYASSFTLATVSLDRYLAIRYPLHSRELRTPRNALLAICLIWGLSFIFSGPYLSYYQEFQLANLTVCHPIWEISQRKIMDTCTFIFSYIIPVLILSLTYVRTIHYLWRSVDPLQDMSESKKAKRKVTRMIIIVAVLFCLCWLPHHLVILCVWFGYFPLNHSTYVLRILSHVISYANSCVNPIVYALVSKHFRKGFKKIFSCLLHKKAAHRVHVAQAAHTVSTLEAELSEVTQLSEALPGHPAARCRVPVQPWGEAGLEGQQHRADGSSVTFNVS